DNA from Leishmania braziliensis MHOM/BR/75/M2904 complete genome, chromosome 21:
TGCAGAACACTTGGTGGGCAGCGTTTTCCCCAGCACCTCAGTGCTACAGCCCCACAGATCGACTACCCTTCACGACTGAGATAGCGTCGAGCTTGTCAAGAGACGGAAGGTGCAAATGAGCGAAGCGCGAGCTTTACCGTCAGCCATTCGCGTGCGAgccccctacacacacacattcgcgctctgccgccgacccgctgccgccatcacctACGCCACGGCGTGGTCTTCACGAAGCTTCGTTGTACGACATTACTCCCCGAGAGGTTTACATGATTCGTCGCACGCACAGACCCCACTCACGTGTGCCTCCGCAGTGCGAAGGGGGGGTAAGGCGGGCAAGAGCAGTTCCAAGGGCGGGAGCTGGCGCCTTCGGTGAACAGTCCTTGGCAGGAGGTAGTGTTCTGCAGGACGCTTCAGGGTAGGTCTCTGGACGTTTGGCCGCTCTTTCGCTATGCTGTGTCGTAAAATGGGCGCACGTAATGGCAGCCGAAACGATGTGAGGAGAGTAGAGGgatgaggaaggggagggcaACGTGGTATTGACGGCGAATCCGTCAGCTGAACCACGGCAGTTGCTCGGACGCATCACAGGTGGGACAGCACTACATGAGCTTTTGTGCAGGCTCGCGGGCTACCCTTGAAGGCTAACTCATCCTTACACACGTCAGACAGAGCTTTGCAACACCGCACCGGAGAAAGTTACAGAAAGGTGATGCTCGCCATCCGCTTGGGTGTTCAGGAGTGCCGCTTCGCATTGTGGCTCCCATTCTCCCCTCACAAGGCCTCGCTGCCCAGTAAACTCATCGGTAAGGTCACATATGGTTACTACTACGGTGAGCGCACACAACTACCAAAGAAAAGAACCCAATCGAAAAATACGTCTACATGCGTTCAAGTgggcgagaaggaaaaaatcGAATACTGCAGAAGTGcagtgaaaaggaaaaggggagagccAATGGGGACAAAGAAAAAGTAAGGCTCTACGATGGgtaagcaaaaaaaaaaaaataagaaATGCGCTCGCACGCATGGCGCAAGCGGAAAACTCCCTTTGGGCTTGCTCTACTCATGAAGGGCCTCATGATGAGAAACAAGAGAAGCCGCAGAAGCGAGAAAAGACCGATACACCGAGCATTGGTTTCACATGAAGCAAGCGCACCATAAAAGAGcccacacactctctccaGGCGACCCGCCCAATCGGAAGGTCTACGTCTTACAACTGGTTTCTTGTCACTCAGTGGAAGTGAGCGCACATGGGTGGAGGATCGCCTGGAGGTAGAGATGAGTACGCGTGTGGGGAAGGCAACGAGCACAGAAATAGTACAAGAAATAACGAGCCTTGCGGCAtcagaaaggaaagaggggaaggaaaataaaaaagagagaaggtaCTGCTCGTAGTACAGCATGAGCCCAGCAATCGTGAGCCTCTTGCTAACGAACAACAAGACTTCAAGTCGCCAGTCGAGCTTCTGCGCACAaaatgaagaaaagaataAAGATAGGGGTAACAGCAATAGAATTACAGCCAACCCACTTTGGTGCTGTTAAAGAACGTCTCAGTAAAAGTCAATAAGATAATATCACCTCGCCGCACTCACGCTCGCGTCCCCTTCAAATCGTCGCATCACCTCGGCACGACTTCAAGATGAGAAGAAAGGGCGCAAGAAGCACAGGTCGAGCTGATGCATTAGTAAAGAAGAAATGGCTACGACTAGCCCGACACCCAGATACACTTGGCAATGTGCGCTTTGGCGTGTTTGTACCGAACATCATACACCGcgacgtcgtcctcctcggccaCAACGTACGTGGTGCGTGGCTTGCCGCGTACCCAGCTCAGATCGAGTACGCTTCCCAGGCCCACCAGTGTCTTCGGTACCTGGGACGCCACCCACTCTTCCATATTCTTTGTAGCATTCGCCTCAATTGCATTCACATCTAACCCCCGCTCAATCAGGCGCTTAGCCTCCTCTGTCACCTTGAGCTCGTTCTTGTGGAAGTAGTGGACATAGTAGGGTATCGCTGGCATTCCAAAGTGCGTCATCACCGAGTTCCATGTGAGTCTGGAAGCTACTGGTCGCAGAATCTGGTGTGCCCGGGACCCCCTGTCCGCCATGTagcacacgcgccgccccgGGCACAACTGCCTCACACCCCCGAGGTGGTCTTTCACCTGTTTCCCCACAAGCACATCTTCATACTGCATGATCAAGCTGAGGTATTCGTTGTACAGGCTGGAATTGTACGGCTCGGTCAACAGCTTGAGCAGAAGAGCATTGCTGCTATCAAATGGGTTCAGCGCAGCTTGTACGAGGCGTCGGTCCAGAATGTAGCCCACCCCGTTGCCATATATGATGTCACCGTAGTACAGCCGCCACACTCGATACAGGCAATCCTTCGTGTCATCGATGCCCAGCGTCGCCGGTATAACGTCGTCATGCGGAATGGTCGCTGTCAAGTTACGCGgtctcccccacccaccccgtTGCATGTAGCGTAGGTCGCTGAGGTACTGCGGTACCTTCAGGTACATGTCGTCATCGCCCTTCATCAAGTACGGCACGTCTGGGAAGGCAGTGTACGCGTAGTTTAGCCATATCACGACCTTTTGGCTCATCCCGACTTCCGTCGGAACACCCCACGAGTTAGACATGCCCATCTTGTTTGTAGTCGGATGGCGGTCCGTCAACAAATCGAGCCACAGCGAGTTGCgatggtgcagcgcctcctgccacagcgcagtgGATACGTGGCACATGTACCGCGCCGCCGAAGTGAAGGCGGGTGTcgccggcagcgacagcgcagaggagagcTTCGTAAGTGACGAAGCCTCGCCCACAAATCCCTCTGGACTCACCACGGAGGCCTTTACACCGATGCAAGGCGACCCCCACACGGCGCCATCGGCTTTGGAGACGTCGCGCCATCCATCACGCAACaccacgcggcgctgcacgtGGCTGGGTGCAttggcggcgtcgccgccctCCAACGCCAGCCGCTGTAAGCTCGCTGCGGCATACTCGTTCACGGTTGGAGCGAGCTGCGCCGTGTCCACGGTGTCGCGCGGCGAGTCGTCAGAACGacgctccgcagcagcgaacaCGTACAGCTGTAGCAGCGCGCCAGTGAAGTTATTCTCGGCGCGCGCAACCTCGCGGTACGTCAGCCACGTCGCGCGCTGTGCATCCCG
Protein-coding regions in this window:
- the SCG2 gene encoding phosphoglycan beta 1,3 galactosyltransferase 2, whose translation is MHRHASLVSQNSSVLNCPANSRSCNRTRSRAEPDQTRLLGGRERDAASLEKDDGLPDEAALSLPFRFCRHLRGFVVQAVHSRTRRRRLVALIILPVLMVTLYYIGSCATASHPRQNHSSIELQRKLATVSDRDTFSVLVQHESALQRLASAQHALDAAAADGKVRLRSDQLPSWTLRVIGKNCMMCFDRVTYGAAVAGGYGEMAGGRPDQEAKGLPVFATTSAPLGLMGPMLFAMASVTDDVDVAAELPLWPWVSRSYAQQCHLANASLRKSKSTQPQHLVVMGIPSTDQPMRYPLRDAQRATWLTYREVARAENNFTGALLQLYVFAAAERRSDDSPRDTVDTAQLAPTVNEYAAASLQRLALEGGDAANAPSHVQRRVVLRDGWRDVSKADGAVWGSPCIGVKASVVSPEGFVGEASSLTKLSSALSLPATPAFTSAARYMCHVSTALWQEALHHRNSLWLDLLTDRHPTTNKMGMSNSWGVPTEVGMSQKVVIWLNYAYTAFPDVPYLMKGDDDMYLKVPQYLSDLRYMQRGGWGRPRNLTATIPHDDVIPATLGIDDTKDCLYRVWRLYYGDIIYGNGVGYILDRRLVQAALNPFDSSNALLLKLLTEPYNSSLYNEYLSLIMQYEDVLVGKQVKDHLGGVRQLCPGRRVCYMADRGSRAHQILRPVASRLTWNSVMTHFGMPAIPYYVHYFHKNELKVTEEAKRLIERGLDVNAIEANATKNMEEWVASQVPKTLVGLGSVLDLSWVRGKPRTTYVVAEEDDVAVYDVRYKHAKAHIAKCIWVSG